The segment aaataaaggtaaaaaaaataaataaaaaaataaataaaaaatactgcactacttttgaccagggcccatagggtagtgcactatttagagaATACGGTGGTGCTTTTTGGGACGCATCCATGTCTTTCACGATGGTTTCTGCCCACGAATGTCTTCCTCATTAAGTATGCAGCATCCGTAGGGTCTAAATTTAAATAATTCACAACAAGCACAATCTCCATTTCGTTCACTTTTTATGAGTGTAACAGCTGtgatctttatctctctcttgtATTGTGTAATAAAGAAAAGAAGGCCAGCCAATGGGCCCAGTTTATCTGTAGTATATTCTGATAAAAGATAAAGGGATGGCGCGATAGATGTGCAGGTCTCTGTGTTCTTGATGGCTGTAGATTGCGCTTTTGTCTCAATATCAGACTGAGCATTTTGCAATTAAACATCACAACAATGACAAAAACAGTAGCAAATACAATAAATATAAGTACCTGACTAAAGACAGAAAGAAGCACATTCGAAGTGCAAGACAACAGTATGTTGATGGCTGTAGATTCGTGATGTGTCCGTTAGCATGGAAATAACATTGAATTAGCAGGGAGCTAACGTGACCATTacaattagagcatgctagctaactcgcTCCTACAGCAATACCATCCTATTAGTGCATGATAGCTAACTCACTCTTACAGCAATAACATCctattagagcatgctagctaactcaCTCTTACAGCAATAACATACAAAAGCACGTCCCAGGATGCCCCCCAATATCTAACAGGTACcgtacacctatacacacacaacaggaCATGTTCATATTGAACTCATACACATTGTAAATATGacaatagaatacagtatttcAGAACGTGACGTACCGCTTGCATTTCAGTATCAGTCTGAGAGGAATTTACGTTCCCCATCTCCCACTATTTTCAAGCATGATCAATGGCTTACCACCTTATTCATATGTAAATTCAACCAACCAATTGGAACACATACACATTGAATACATATGTGCGCAGTGTCACGTGGAAACATCAACAACCCTGTTAGTGCCCTTGTCGGCAGGCAGTTTGAAAGACAGAGTAGTCTCCTAActccctctccttgtctcctgctCTGTTTTCATCATAAACTAACTCGATACTGGTTTTCTTCATCACACTTATTTTTTATCTGCTTTTAGTCACAGCTCGGGAAATATCACCTCTTTGTTACAGACTGTTTTCCCACTCTGTCTTTCTCCGTTTTCACGATTGTAGGAGTTATGTATGAAATTGCTGTTTGCTTTCTGCAAGCATTATTGAATTGTAGCTACTCAGTGATTCTTGATGGCGTTTATTAAAGCACATGTATGACCTTTCAGTTAATTACAAGGACAAAATCCCAAGCGGCAACACGGAGGTATAGAAAAACCTGCCAACAAACAGAACAAAGAAGCAACTCAAAACAAGTCACTGACAGCTACAGGAGCCAGCAACAGCATTCGCctccttcccaaatggcaccctattccctatgtagtgcactactttagaccagtgccctattccctatatagtgccctggtCAAAGATTGCTGCATAAATAGATTAATAGGGCCCCACCACCCGGCACAGACCAAGGCCCCACCACCCGGCACAGACCAAGGCCCCACCACCCACCACAGACCAAGGCCCCACCACCCACCACAGACCGAGGCCCCACCACCCACCACAGACCAAGGCCCCACCACCCGGCACAGACTCAGGCCCTACCACCTAGCCACAGAAACAGGCCCCACCACCCACCACAGAAACAGGCCCTACCGCCAGCCACAGAAACAGGCGCCACCACCCATCACAGACCAAGGCCCCACCACCTACCACAGACCAAGGCCCCACCACCCGGCACAGACCAAGGCCCCACCACAGACCCAGGCTCTACCGCCAGCCACAGAAACAGGCCCCACCACCCATCACAGACCAAGGCCCCACCACCTACCACAGACCATGGCGCCACTACCCGGCACAGACCAAGGCCCCACCACCCACCACAGACCCATGCCCTACCACCTAGCCACAGAAACAggtcccaccacccaccacagACCCAGGCCCTACCACCTAGCCACAGAAACAGGCCCTACCACCCACCACAGACCAAGGCCCCACCACCCGGCACAGACCAAGGCCCCACCACAGACCCAGGCTCTACCGCCAGCCACAGAAACCGGCCCCACCACCCACCACAGACCAAGGCCCCACCACCTACCACAGACCAAGGCGCCACTACCCGGCACAGACCAAGGCCCCACCACCCACCACAGACCCAGGCCCCACCACCCACCACAGACCCAGGCCCTACAACCTAGCCACAGACCAAGGCCCCACCACCCGGCACAGACCAAGGCCCCACCACCCGGCACAGACCAAGGCCCCACCACAGACCCAGGCTCTACCGTCAGCCACAGAAACAGGCCCCACCACGCACCACAGAAACAGGCCCCACCACCTACCACAGACCAAGGCGCCACTACCCGGCACAGACCCATGCCccaccacacaccacagaccCATGCCCTACCACCTAGCCACAGAAACAGGCCCCACCACCCACCACAGACCAAGGCCCCACCACCCGGAACAGACCAAggtcccaccacccaccacagATCAAGTCCGCACCACCCGGCACAGACCAAGGCCCCACCACCCGCCACAGACCCAGGCCCCACCACCCACCACAGACCAAGGCTCCACCACCCACCACAGACCAAGGCTCCACCACCCGCCACAGACCCAGGCCCCACCACAGACCAAGGCCTCACCCCCCGGCACAGACCAAGGCCCCACCACCCACCACAGACCAAGGCCCCACCCCCCACCACAGACCCAGTCTCTACCGCCAACCACAGAAACAGGCCCCATCACCCACCACAGACCAAAGCCCCAACACCCACCACAGAACCAAGCCCCACCACCCACCACAGAATGATCCACTGCTCTCATCTCTAACTATAATGTTATTCAAAGTTTGGGCCTGGAGAGCAGGAAGGTTTAACAGTGTGGACCAGGAGAGAAGGAATGTTTAACAGTGTGGACCTGGAGAGAAGGAAGGTTTAACAGTGTGGACCAGGAGAGAAGGAAGGTTTAACAGTGTGGGcctggagagaaggaagagacagagagctgtCTTATTTCAACCTCCGACCCTAAAATCAATCAATCCTTTATTAAATCACCCTAGAAACAGCGCTGTGTAATCACATGGAACAgtgttcctcctcttctccaccttaTGAACAGCACTGTGTAATCACATCCTAACAGCTTTCCACCTCTGTCCCGTTACATTCTTATTAAACTGAGCTattgtaaaacatatttttagatTTTGCTATACTGAAGGTGTTCTTTCTACTCACATTACCTTCAGAGAATGGTGGTTTTGATGTCTCTGATGAGTTAATGTCTTTATATTGAGGATTTCACACTGTTAGCTAGCAGAGAAGTGCTAACCCATTTTCTGCTTTGATAGCTGAACACAATGGTCATGCCCAAacaaagtattcaaaccccttattctatattttgctgtgttacagcctgaattaaaaaagaATGTAATATATGTTTTTCTCACTcacctacatacaataccccataatgacaaagtactttttttgttgaaatgtttgcaaatgttttgaaaataaattacagaaatatcaaatttacataagtattcacacccctgagtcaatactttgtagaaggacatttggtggcgattacagctttgagtcatcttgagTATGTCTGAAtaagctttgagtcatcttgggtatgtctgaatcagctttgagtcatcttgggtatgtctgtatcagctttgagtcatcatGGGTATGTCttaatcagctttgagtcgtcttgggtatgtctgaatcagctttgagtcatcatgggtatgtctgaatcagctttgagttgtcttgggtatgtctgtatcagctttgagtcatcatgggtatgtctgaatcagctttgagtcgtcttgggtatgtctgtatcagctttgagtcatcatgggtatgtctgaatcagctttgagtcgtcttgggtatgtctgtatcagctttgagtcatcatgggtatgtctgaatcagctttgagtcatcttgggtatgtctgaatcagctttgagtcgtcttgggtatgtctgtatcagctttgagtcatcatgggtatgtctgaatcagctttgagtcgtcttggggatGTTTGAATCAGTTTTGCACATCACATTTGATgattttctcacattcttcttcgcagattttctcaagctctgttaagttagatgggaACTATGAGTACATTTCCTTATGTTCTATCGCAAGTTCAATGATGTCAGAGGGGGAAACAAAGTGTTAATCGTTTTTCAGTAacgtctttgttgttgtaatgtctCCAGTTTCCCAAATGAAGGAGTCTGCATGACTCTATTTCTGATCAAGAGTACCTTAATAAGAAAATAACGGTTTCTCAATTGTTACCTTTTGAATACGGTGTTCACTCTTAGAAAACAGATGCCACCTAGAAACCTGAAGGGTTGTTTGGCTGTCTCCATGGGAGAACCAATGGGAGAACACTTTCTGGTTCCATGAAGAACTCTTCTGggttcaggtagaacccttttgggttcaatgTAGACCCGTTTCCAGAGGGTTCTACACGGAacccaaagggttctacctggaaccaaaaagtgttctcaTAAGGGGACAGACGAAGAacctttttggaacccttttttctaagagtgtaggtgaAACAGCAACGCTATCGTCTTCATCTGAAGGTCAATGTCTTAATGCTAGACCCACTAATCACACACTAATGATGCTGCATGGTCTTTAAAGGTTTCTTTCCCTAACCTTCTATTTAGTCTCTCTGCGTTGCATTGCTTTCAGACAGCAGCattactctgtctgtctgagaaTGTTTCTCCCTCCAACAGTAGAAAAAACATCATATGGCTCTCAAATCCCCCCAAAATTACTATTGCAGTATTACACATCCCCCTTAATGCAATTTCTGAaaatgtctcgctctctcgctcttgctctcactctgtctctgtctcgctctctgtctcgctctcgctctcgctctgtctctgtctctgtctcgctctctttctctctctcgctctctctctgtctctgtcaattcaattcaattcaattcaaggggctttattggcatgggaaacatgtgttaacattgccaaagcaagtgaggtagcaatacacaaaagtgaaacaaacaatacaaattaacagtaaacattacacatacagaagtttcaaaacaataaagacattacaaatgtcatattatatatatatacagtgttgtagcaatgtacgaatggttaaagcacacaggttaaaataaataggcataaatatgggttgtatttacaatggtgtttgttcttcactggttgcccttttcttgtgacaacaggtcacaaatcttgctgctgtgatggcacactgtggaatttcacccagtagatatgggagtttatcaaaattggatttgttttcgaattctttgtggaactgtgtaatctgagggaaatatgtgtctctaatatggtcatacattgggcaggaggttagaaagagcagctcagtttccacctcattttgtggacagtgagcacatagcctgtcttctcttgagagccatgtctgcctacggcggcctttctcaatagcaaggctatgctcactgagtctacatagtcaaagctttccttaagtttgggtcagtcacagtggtcaggtattctgccactgtgtactctctgtttagggccaaatagcattctagtttgctctgtttttttgttaattctttccaatgtgtcaagtaattatctttttgttttctcatgatttggttgggtctaattgcgctgttgtcctggggctctgtggggtgtgtttgtgtttgtgaacagagccccaggaccagcttgcttaggggactcttctccaggttcatctctctgtaggtgatggctttgttatggaaggtttgggaatcgcttccttttaggtggttgtagaatttaacggctcttttctggattttgataattagtgggtatcggcctaattctgctctgcatgcattatttggtgttctacgttgtacacggaggatatttttgcagaattctgtgtgcagagtctcaatttggtgtttgccccattttgtgaaatcttcgttggtgagcggaccccagacctcacaaccataaagggcaatgggctctatgacagattcaagtatttttagccagatcctaattggtatgttgaaatttatgttccttttgatggcatagaatgcccttcttgccttgtctctcagatcgttcacatctttgtggaagttacctgtggcgctgatgtttaggccgaggtatgtatagttttttgtgtgctctagggcaacggtgtctagatggaatttgtggtcctggcgactggaccttttttggaacaccattattttggtcttactgagatttactgtcagggcccaggtctgacagaatctgtgc is part of the Salvelinus fontinalis isolate EN_2023a chromosome 6, ASM2944872v1, whole genome shotgun sequence genome and harbors:
- the LOC129858667 gene encoding basic salivary proline-rich protein 1-like yields the protein MEPLPGAGGEALTREEGQVVRMGDEDEEESESEDEDDEEFFSPDSSSMGPELTASQAEGSNALVKDCCINRLIGPHHPAQTKAPPPGTDQGPTTHHRPRPHHPPQTEAPPPTTDQGPTTRHRLRPYHLATETGPTTHHRNRPYRQPQKQAPPPITDQGPTTYHRPRPHHPAQTKAPPQTQALPPATETGPTTHHRPRPHHLPQTMAPLPGTDQGPTTHHRPMPYHLATETGPTTHHRPRPYHLATETGPTTHHRPRPHHPAQTKAPPQTQALPPATETGPTTHHRPRPHHLPQTKAPLPGTDQGPTTHHRPRPHHPPQTQALQPSHRPRPHHPAQTKAPPPGTDQGPTTDPGSTVSHRNRPHHAPQKQAPPPTTDQGATTRHRPMPHHTPQTHALPPSHRNRPHHPPQTKAPPPGTDQGPTTHHRSSPHHPAQTKAPPPATDPGPTTHHRPRLHHPPQTKAPPPATDPGPTTDQGLTPRHRPRPHHPPQTKAPPPTTDPVSTANHRNRPHHPPQTKAPTPTTEPSPTTHHRMIHCSHL